A single region of the Amphiura filiformis chromosome 7, Afil_fr2py, whole genome shotgun sequence genome encodes:
- the LOC140157990 gene encoding 5-hydroxytryptamine receptor 7-like, which produces MLINTTLESYGYDSSLDVSRDYRTFYIIAAFYSFVCLITILGNVATIYAYYKERSLREKPSDLLVLNLSVADLGIGLLCMPFIISNHICNCWLTKEIGCRIWVILCDTFVFGGVATVIAISFDRFLLVHREYSSYLRIQNKSRIKVTIILCWLFSVIPNILDHSLWEYAKTLPNARVVDFRYNCLSPSREIFIVTLIISVIGSFIPLAIISSLSFSFICLLRVRLKKHRQVNIAIKPILNASEQVNMQRDSRSRDNKVGRSSTENNDTIRLTKVSSTNHYTKPAMTFISLIAAMGVCSLPYLLYMLTSFFCSQCYDPIVRGRLVSLVFFNSFLNPCMYAITQSKIRKFYLLKFRQLWRTMKPT; this is translated from the coding sequence ATGTTAATTAATACTACACTTGAAAGCTACGGCTACGACTCCTCACTAGATGTGAGCAGAGACTACCGCACATTTTACATCATAGCGGCGTTCTATTCATTCGTTTGCCTCATTACGATCCTCGGAAATGTTGCCACAATATATGCTTACTATAAAGAGCGCAGTTTACGTGAAAAACCAAGCGACCTACTAGTGCTTAATCTATCCGTTGCTGATCTCGGAATTGGGCTATTATGTATGCCGTTTATCATATCGAACCACATATGCAACTGTTGGCTTACTAAAGAAATAGGTTGCAGAATATGGGTGATTTTATGCGATACATTTGTGTTCGGTGGTGTGGCTACCGTTATAGCAATAAGTTTTGATCGATTTTTACTGGTTCATCGTGAGTATTCCTCTTACTTGAGGATTCAGAATAAATCCAGAATCAAAGTGACTATAATATTGTGTTGGTTGTTCTCGGTGATTCCAAATATATTAGATCATTCACTGTGGGAATACGCAAAGACACTACCAAACGCACGGGTTGTTGATTTCAGATACAATTGTTTATCACCATCGCGAGAAATATTCATTGTTACTCTCATAATCAGTGTCATCGGTTCATTTATCCCATTGGCAATTATAAGCAGTCTAAGTTTCTCTTTCATCTGCTTACTGCGGGTGAGATTGAAGAAACATAGACAagttaatatagcaattaaaccAATACTAAATGCTTCTGAACAAGTAAATATGCAGAGAGACTCTAGATCAAGGGATAACAAAGTGGGAAGATCTTCAACCGAAAATAATGACACTATAAGACTAACAAAAGTGTCGTCTACAAATCACTACACTAAACCCGCCATGACGTTTATTTCCTTGATAGCCGCTATGGGTGTGTGCTCATTACCATACCTCCTATACATGCTCACGTCGTTCTTTTGTTCACAATGCTACGATCCAATTGTAAGAGGTCGGTTGGTTAGTTTAGTGTTCTTTAACTCGTTTCTTAATCCATGCATGTACGCGATAACACAgtcaaaaataagaaaattttatttactAAAATTTAGACAGCTTTGGCGCACCATGAAGCCGACGTGA